The nucleotide window GATAAACTGACTCAATTGTATGAAGTAGGATATGAAGATGTGAAAGAAAGTTTCGATGAATTGAAAGACTGGCTGGGAGAGTAAAGATGGTGTTAATTGATGCACTTGAGGTTCTGTCGAATAGCCTTAAACAAGACAAAAGAGTCCAAGCTATTTTTATAAAAGGATCTGTTGGACGCGGGGAGCAAGACGAACATTCTGATTTGGATTTGTATTGCCTTGTAGGAGAGAAAGACCTTGATGGTTTCCTTCACACTCGGATACATCATCTAGAGTCATATGGAAAATTACTTTTTCACGACGACATTTTCATCGTTGCACCACAAATCCTGGCCGTATATGAAGATATGCTTCATGTCGATTTTTTTACAGTAACAGAGCAGACTTTTATTGAAAAAGACTTCTTTAAAATCATTTATGACCCTGATCATCGTTTGGAAAAGTTCCATTACGCTCAAAACCTCAGGTTATCTGAAAATGAATTCCAGGATGCAGTCGATGACACCGTCTGGTTTCTTTTTCAGTATAAAAAATCTGCAGCACGCGGCAATGATTTATGGTCAGTGAATATGCTTAATCATGTCATGTTGAATCTATCAAAAGTGCTGCTGCATAGATATGAATCTGACCGAGCACAATTGGGCTTGAAGACGGTAGAAGCATCATTGCCTGAAGAAGTCATTAGAAATGTCAGCGAAATCCAGGAAAATATCACTCCGCAGAAACATCGTATAGCAGCTGTGCTTCTTCGTGATCTTTTGAACCAAGAAGCGAAATGGATCCTTAATGAAGTGGCTAACCCAGGCAAGATAGAACCATTATGGAATAGGGTTTTGGAAGAGTAGTGTTAGCTTGCTACCTGCTTATTTATAGATTTCTCCTTTTTGTAAAGATAAAAGACCACTTTCCATATATAGAAAGTGGTCTTTTGCTTTTACAACCGAACCCCAATAAACTTCATCTCAGTCATTTCTTCCATTGCATATTTCACACCTTCTCTGCCGAGTCCGCTCAGTTTCACGCCGCCATATGGGTAATTGTCCTGACGGTAAACGGATGAGTCATTGATCCAGACTCCCCCCATTTCGAGGCTGTCTGCGACTCGATAAGCTCGGCTGATGTCTTTTGTAAATACGCCTGCCTGTAGACCGTATATGGAGTCATTTGTATTTTCAACCACTTCTTCTTCTGTATTGAACGGTATCACAGTTACAATTGGAGCAAATGCTTCTTCTTTGACGACTTTCATGTCTTTTTTCACATTGGTGATGATTGTCGGATACATCATCGTACCCTTTCTTTCGCCACCTGTTTCTATAGTAGCCCCCTGCTCTCTTGCTTCTTCCACCCATTCCTGGATTCTTTCTGCTGCATTTTCGTCGATCATCGTCCCAAAATCCGTTTCTTCTTCCAATGGATCGCCGATTTTCAACTGATTCGTTGCCTCAATGTACTTTTTCAGGAACTCATCATAAACGTCTTCCTGAACATATATTCTTTGAGCAGAAACACAGACCTGCCCAGAATATCCGAAGGCTGCATTAACCAGCCTGTTGACGGCATCATCAATATCTGCGTCCTCAAAAACGATATTTGGCGAGTTTGACCCTAGTTCCATCGTGACTTTTTTAAAGCCGGCAGTGTCGCGAATAATTTTTCCGACTGTCAAACTGCCGGTAAAAGTAATCTTTGGTACATCTTTATGCGGTACAAGAGTAGTACCTGCTGTTTCACCGGTGCTCAGCACAAGATTCAGTGCTCCATCAGGCAGCCCTGCCTCTTTTAAAAGCTTTGCAAGCATGTAGGCTGATACAGGGGTTTTCTCAGCTGGTTTAAAAATTACCGTATTCCCTGCAGCAATTGCCGGAGCAATCTTATGCAGCGATAAATTCAAAGGGAAATTAAATGGAGTGATCGCACCAATGACCCCCATCGGAACCCGCTTCACCATTCCAATTCGGTTATCTCCCCGAAGCGCCGCATCCATTGGTACTACTTCCCCTGCCGTATGTTTAGACAGTTCGCTTGAGAAACGTAGA belongs to Mesobacillus subterraneus and includes:
- a CDS encoding aminoglycoside 6-adenylyltransferase, translating into MVLIDALEVLSNSLKQDKRVQAIFIKGSVGRGEQDEHSDLDLYCLVGEKDLDGFLHTRIHHLESYGKLLFHDDIFIVAPQILAVYEDMLHVDFFTVTEQTFIEKDFFKIIYDPDHRLEKFHYAQNLRLSENEFQDAVDDTVWFLFQYKKSAARGNDLWSVNMLNHVMLNLSKVLLHRYESDRAQLGLKTVEASLPEEVIRNVSEIQENITPQKHRIAAVLLRDLLNQEAKWILNEVANPGKIEPLWNRVLEE
- a CDS encoding aldehyde dehydrogenase family protein, translated to MKIASIINGAERIDSSTDTMEVRNPYSGELVAEMHLAGKKEMEEAIENSLLTFHKTMKTMPAHERADILLRASQLLEEKKEEFAEIIAMEAGKPIKHSRAEIMRSIQILRFSSELSKHTAGEVVPMDAALRGDNRIGMVKRVPMGVIGAITPFNFPLNLSLHKIAPAIAAGNTVIFKPAEKTPVSAYMLAKLLKEAGLPDGALNLVLSTGETAGTTLVPHKDVPKITFTGSLTVGKIIRDTAGFKKVTMELGSNSPNIVFEDADIDDAVNRLVNAAFGYSGQVCVSAQRIYVQEDVYDEFLKKYIEATNQLKIGDPLEEETDFGTMIDENAAERIQEWVEEAREQGATIETGGERKGTMMYPTIITNVKKDMKVVKEEAFAPIVTVIPFNTEEEVVENTNDSIYGLQAGVFTKDISRAYRVADSLEMGGVWINDSSVYRQDNYPYGGVKLSGLGREGVKYAMEEMTEMKFIGVRL